The Tistrella bauzanensis region TCGACGAAAACAGCGGCATCATCGTGATGGGCGAGAATGTCCGCATCGACACCGTCGCCATCGCCCAGGGCAACCTGACCATCCGGATCACCGAGACGCCGCAGGTGTCGCAGCCGGGACCGTTCTCGCAGGGCCAGACCGCGGTGGTGCCCCGCACCACCATCGAAATCGACGAGGACAAGGACCGCAAGCTCGCGGTGCTGCCCAAGGGCGTCAGCCTGCAGGAACTGGTCGATGGCCTGAACATGCTGGGCATCACGCCCCGGGACATGATCTCGATCCTGCAAGCCATCAAGGCCGCCGGCGCCCTTCAGGCCGAAATCGAAGTGATGTGAGGATATAAAGCCGATGTCGACCATCCTCAGCACCAGTCTCGCCACACCGCGCCTGCCGTCCTCGGCCTCGACCGCCAGCAATCTCGATGCCGCCGGCAAGCCGGAACAGGGCCGGCTGCACAGCCTCGCCACCGCCCGCAGCTTCGACGTCGACACCGCACGCGAGAAGACCGAGGAGCTGGAAGGCGTTTTCCTGTCGCGTCTGGTGGCAACCATGCTCGACAGCGTGGAATTGATGCCGGGCATGAACCAGGGCGCCGGCGCCAAGGCGGCCGAAGACTTCCAGAAGTCGATGATGGCCGAAAAGGTCGGCGCCACCATGGCCCAGGCCGGCGGCATCGGGCTGTCGGCCGATGTTCTCGACCAGTTGATCCGTATCCAGTCCGCCCAGTCCTGACCCGATCGCGCCCGCCCACGCACCGGCACCGTCCTCCGAAAGGCCCGCCGCCATGACCGCTTCCGCTCAAGCCCAT contains the following coding sequences:
- a CDS encoding rod-binding protein, giving the protein MSTILSTSLATPRLPSSASTASNLDAAGKPEQGRLHSLATARSFDVDTAREKTEELEGVFLSRLVATMLDSVELMPGMNQGAGAKAAEDFQKSMMAEKVGATMAQAGGIGLSADVLDQLIRIQSAQS